One region of Wyeomyia smithii strain HCP4-BCI-WySm-NY-G18 chromosome 3, ASM2978416v1, whole genome shotgun sequence genomic DNA includes:
- the LOC129728842 gene encoding ras guanine nucleotide exchange factor R-like gives MELEHLADDELDFEWRIRGLKETKGQDKLGKLTRLRQVLKNKSVSLPTTSSHIMSDVDNIYQCQARLQNILLNVEMAIRQNNAEQLKMCRSRLMHYQLRLSLITDSLIVANANKSLAKIKQTLARIQDFLMNQPTTNSEVKGDAGDVAGDAETLQKLENPQLQSSMKESQQTKEQIQNQEPPQQQTAEQILMQQQREANQQLQHQLEDERRKLHQLQLQLQQEQQLLSRQQQQQHDSHQWEQWQNQQEQMHQQQVQQLQLQQQELQHLLQQERAKRQQLENQMGHLQQQQQNFSQQQEPGLLHSIPGVDQLPHDLRNDFMRFLRTQHRPNTPRSSGQAQSSDRFTQPVHKWPFEYAGQPNIIQLGEFLNQVNTYADTEGIEEQTLLRSIKHLLKGRALQWYTRSYLHLTNWEVFKSEIKQEFLPPNYSEIIKQDLYLRFQGPNESFTTFYRDLVAAFEIVEPAISETERLFIVKSHLNSDYTPIAAASRVSTVRELVTVCKDFEVSRSYSMRGRSATTYRSLWNKPEQRPGTNRMDIPNRPSFNRQPHYTAQINSMELSSELEENLSPQDILEREMLQHDIALRNEVDSNNVEEVNALRLQNNSRERPAMNPHPPTSGEQRTREWTPSIICWQCEKPGHTYPNCPNPKHYLFCYSCGRKGCTTRNCEACISRWRQLDSTNGPQHPGNRSWENPQ, from the exons ATGGAGCTCGAGCACTTGGCAGACGATGAGCTGGACTTTGAGTGGAGGATACGAGGATTAAAGGAGACAAAAGGACAGGACAAATTAGGAAAACTAACACGGCTGCGtcaagttttgaaaaacaagtCGGTTTCCTTGCCGACAACTTCTAGTCACATTATGTCCGACGTAGATAATATTTACCAATGCCAAGCAAGGTTACAAAATATTCTGTTAAACGTCGAAATGGCCATCAGGCAAAACAATGCAGAACAATTGAAGATGTGCCGATCGAGATTAATGCACTATCAGCTTCGTCTCTCCCTAATTACCGATAGCTTGATCGTAGCAAATGCAAACAAATCGTTGGCTAAAATCAAGCAAACGTTAGCAAGAATTCAAGACTTTTTGATGAATCAGCCAACCACAAACTCAGAGGTAAAAGGCGATGCGGGTGACGTTGCGGGTGACGCGGAAACGTTACAAAAACTGGAGAATCCTCAACTGCAATCAAGTATGAAGGAATCCCAACAAACGAAGGAACAGATTCAAAATCAGGAGCCACCGCAGCAGCAAACGGCAGAACAAATTCTGATGCAGCAACAGCGTGAGGCAAACCAACAGCTTCAGCATCAACTCGAAGACGAAAGGCGAAAACTGCACCAATTGCAGTTGCAATTGCAACAAGAGCAACAGTTGCTCTCAcggcaacagcaacaacagcacgATAGTCATCAGTGGGAACAGTGGCAGAATCAACAGGAGCAGATGCATCAACAGCAAGTACAACagttgcaactgcagcaacaggAGCTGCAGCATCTTTTGCAACAAGAAAGAGCAAAGCGGCAACAGCTGGAAAACCAGATGGGACAtctacaacaacagcagcaaaatttcAGTCA GCAACAGGAACCAGGGCTATTGCATTCAATTCCAGGAGTAGATCAGCTACCTCATGATCTCAGGAATGATTTTATGCGTTTCTTGCGAACACAACATAGACCAAACACACCACGCTCTAGTGGACAAGCACAAAGTTCGGATAGGTTTACACAACCAGTACACAAATGGCCTTTCGAATATGCGGGTCAACCCAATATCATACAATTGGGCGAATTCCTAAACCAAGTAAACACATACGCGGACACCGAAGGAATTGAGGAGCAAACCCTCCTGCGTTCTATCAAGCATTTGCTGAAGGGGAGAGCTCTTCAATGGTACACACGATCTTACTTGCACCTAACCAATTGGGAGGTGTTCAAATCGGAAATTAAACAGGAATTTCTACCACCAAATTATTCCGAGATCATCAAGCAAGACTTATATCTGCGGTTTCAAGGCCCAAACGAATCATTCACCACGTTTTACAGGGACCTAGTAGCCGCCTTCGAAATTGTAGAGCCAGCAATTTCAGAGACAGAAAGACTATTTATCGTAAAATCTCACCTAAATTCAGACTACACCCCCATAGCAGCAGCCTCCAGAGTTAGCACAGTTAGAGAATTGGTCACAGTCTGTAAAGACTTCGAAGTGTCGCGATCTTACTCCATGCGAGGTAGATCTGCTACAACTTATCGTTCACTTTGGAACAAACCAGAACAGCGTCCGGGGACAAACAGGATGGACATTCCTAACCGGCCATCGTTCAACCGGCAACCGCATTACACAGCACAAATCAACTCAATGGAACTCAGCTCGGAACTAGAAGAAAATTTGAGCCCGCAGGACATTCTAGAACGCGAAATGCTTCAACACGATATTGCTCTACGTAATGAGGTAGATTCTAACAATGTGGAGGAAGTGAACGCACTGCGTTTACAGAATAACTCTAGAGAAAGGCCCGCAATGAATCCACATCCACCAACTAGTGGAGAGCAACGTACAAGGGAATGGACACCAAGCATCATATGTTGGCAGTGTGAAAAACCTGGTCACACTTATCCAAATTGTCCCAACCCGAAACATTACCTTTTCTGCTACAGTTGTGGAAGAAAAGGTTGCACTACTCGCAATTGCGAAGCATGTATCTCGAGATGGAGACAGCTAGATTCGACAAATGGTCCGCAGCATCCGGGAAACCGCAGTTGGGAGAACCCTCAATGA
- the LOC129732179 gene encoding ribosomal RNA processing protein 1 homolog, protein MLSDQMLFTFVYLYPKMVVNELSTRAKKNSCNMITSDNVDNSCLSNASKKIVLLERELKFVRTLAGNNVKVRRKVFKNLKTWLATRSQSTFAFTDTDFLRLWKGLFYCMWMADKPLTQETLADDIASLVRCFDKLHISLQYFGAFLETMCIEWFGIDHWRMDKFMMLVRRCTRQSLMLLHESGWSVQSVNIFMQQIEKTILNIDKCPFGLTKHFNDLFLEEVAKVSEGDITDEAMQTIVKPYAICLLKTNDRRMIKHITSSIFHYLLYQSELGQTYQEKFDLWKNTNFVTGNIDDVDYEIRYEYENSDEKDDDSEQKERVYDPRAGQVDVVINAIKFNALKIVEIFENNRYKSFVTSKGKKQMKMLVKQFKKFDSGVFPLGFQSVASIAEKDYAVDIDEQVAELENCQRKSEDKVKKKNKIEKPKQTTPNDESKVWIETDIGKEKNNQQKIVGKTKINRKNKKPTKTQLKEKLLGRLKEKREKKIKDIKEAKMLEQKITVDGEDYFRKPIASKKQPLVEKSKSEKTFKIADEWPESSQHVEKNSFIPFSEVNSKKFDNRQVSGSNNLLTTPKNKGKSLKRTVSLTGETTKLKKRVKIALNKNVSQELQQHIAQVESSPQLPYDSTKKPTKAALKPNLLPSPINPFYRKKIGLKLNDTL, encoded by the exons ATGCTGTCAGATCAGATGCTGTTTACATTTGTCTATCTATATCCAAAAATGGTGGTTAACGAATTGTCTACACGtgccaaaaaaaattcttgtAATATGATTACGTCCGATAATGTGGATAATTCATGTTTATCCAACGCAAGCAAAAAAATAGTGTTACTAGAAAGAGAACTCAAATTTGTACGAACACTTGCTGGAAACAACGTTAAAGTTCGTCGAAAGGTTTTTAAGAATCTCAAAACATGGTTAGCAACACGCAGTCAGAGTACTTTTG CCTTCACAGATACGGATTTTCTACGGTTATGGAAAGGATTATTTTATTGTATGTGGATGGCAGATAAACCGCTTACACAAGAAACTCTAGCTGATGATATCGCCTCTTTGGTCAGATGTTTTGATAAATTACACATTTCTCTTCAGTATTTTGGAGCGTTTTTAGAAACAATGTGTATAGAGTGGTTTGGAATTGATCATTGGAGGATGGATAAATTCATGATG CTGGTTCGACGGTGTACCCGACAGTCGTTGATGCTTTTACATGAGTCTGGTTGGTCGGTCCAAAGTGTGAACATCTTCATGCAACAAATTGAGAAAACCATTCTGAATATCGATAAATGTCCATTTGGATTAACTAAACATTTCAacgatttatttttggaagagGTAGCGAAAGTCAGTGAAGGTGATATTACAGATGAAGCAATGCAGACGATCGTTAAACCTTACGCTATTTGTTTGCTCAAAACGAATGATAGGAGAATGATTAAACATATTACTTCAAGCATATTTCATTATTTGTTATATCAGTCTGAGCTTGGACAGACTTATCAGGAGAAATTCGACCTGTggaaaaacacaaactttgtgACCGGTAATATTGATGATGTGGATTATGAAATAAGGTACGAATATGAAAATAGCGATGAGAAGGATGATGATAGTGAGCAAAAAGAAAGGGTATATGATCCTCGAGCTGGTCAAGTGGATGTCGTCATTAATGCAATCAAGTTCAATGCTTTGAAAATTgtcgaaatttttgaaaataatcgatATAAATCGTTCGTTACATCGAAAGGAAAAAAGCAAATGAAAATGCTTgtgaaacaatttaaaaaatttgactCCGGAGTTTTTCCACTTGGATTCCAATCGGTAGCTAGTATTGCTGAAAAAGACTATGCTGTGGATATTGATGAACAAGTTGCAGAATTAGAGAATTGTCAGAGAAAATCTGAAGATAAAGtaaagaagaaaaacaaaattgagAAGCCAAAGCAAACAACTCCTAATGATGAGTCTAAAGTTTGGATTGAAACTGACATTGGCAAGgaaaaaaacaatcaacaaaaaatagttggcaaaaccaaaataaataGGAAGAACAAGAAACCAACAAAAACGCAGcttaaagaaaaattattagGTCGTCTaaaagaaaaacgagaaaaaaaaataaaggatATTAAGGAAGCGAAAATGCTTGAACAGAAAATCACAGTTGATGGTGAGGATTATTTTAGAAAACCAATTGCATCCAAAAAACAACCCCTAGTTGAAAAAAGCAAGTCAGAAAAAACGTTCAAGATTGCGGATGAATGGCCAGAAAGCTCACAACACGTCGAAAAAAACTCTTTTATTCCATTTAGTgaagtaaatagtaaaaagttTGATAATAGGCAGGTGTCAGGGTCTAACAATTTACTTACTACGCCCAAAAATAAAGGAAAATCATTAAAGCGCACAGTATCATTGACTGGTGAaactacaaaattgaaaaaacgagtGAAGATAGCTCTTAATAAAAACGTATCTCAAGAGTTACAGCAGCACATAGCACAGGTGGAAAGTTCTCCTCAATTACCTTACGATTCAACAAAAAAACCAACTAAAGCAGCACTAAAACCTAATTTGTTACCAAGTCCTATCAACCCAttttaccgaaaaaaaatcGGCCTGAAATTAAACGATACATTGTAG
- the LOC129729835 gene encoding E3 ubiquitin-protein ligase RNF4-like — MDMTAHNLDDSMVDIIERAETLLSAHSILNRNTSSTSNIFESSSENVSFETANNSSNHNTSSESGINQRSHEQREMLSDNDSSETVSYEVGVLQEPHNVPHLGDADDCIVVGSAPAIEIPVIDLCSTLNGEEASSLHNRRRRRRLASTAPIIESINLDDSITSTPPEFQNPKKDLDASSMQTTKRTKELDGSISEALPCSVNCPICFEPIFKKGASSTICGHLFCYSCITHEIKMRKKCPLCQRKLTQYRVHRIYF, encoded by the coding sequence ATGGACATGACTGCTCATAACTTGGATGATAGTATGGTTGATATAATAGAACGTGCAGAAACATTGCTTTCAGCCCATTCTATATTAAATCGAAATACATCATCAACAAGCAATATTTTTGAATCAAGTTCGGAAAATGTATCTTTTGAAACAGCCAACAATTCATCCAATCATAACACTTCATCTGAGTCTGGAATCAATCAACGGTCGCACGAACAAAGAGAAATGCTAAGCGATAACGATTCATCCGAAACTGTTTCCTATGAAGTTGGAGTATTGCAAGAACCTCACAATGTGCCTCATTTAGGAGATGCAGATGATTGCATTGTTGTAGGATCAGCGCCAGCGATAGAAATTCCCGTGATTGATCTGTGTTCCACATTGAATGGAGAAGAAGCCAGTTCTTTACATAACCGCAGACGACGAAGAAGACTAGCTTCTACAGCTCCAATAATTGAATCTATAAATCTTGACGATAGTATTACCTCGACGCCACCAGAATTTCAAAATCCAAAGAAAGATTTAGATGCAAGCTCTATGCAAACAACAAAACGAACAAAGGAGTTAGATGGTTCAATATCTGAAGCATTACCATGTTCTGTTAACTGCCCCATTTGTTTTGAGCCTATATTCAAGAAAGGTGCATCCTCAACCATTTGTGGTCATTTGTTCTGTTATTCTTGTATTACCCACGAGATAAAGATGAGAAAAAAATGTCCATTGTGCCAACGAAAATTAACACAATATCGAGTGCAccgaatatatttttaa